GGCAGAAGAATTACGAGAATTTGCTTCAGGTGGTTatggaagaagaacaaatcgGTGGTTCCAACTGAAAgcttttttattgttgtttctaCACATTTTTGGTATTACATTGAGAGATATATTTTGTGGAATGGCATATGAACGCGTAACTAAAGATTATATCATGAAGAACCCAAATTTAGCATCACAtcattttgtaaattataccaGCCATTTTGTAAAGTAGCCAAGCCACTCTATTGCTGAGAAGCCTGAGATAATCCCACAAAAGGGGAGACCCTCTTTTGTGGACAGCAGCTTTAATGCTTCGGAGAGATTCCTCCCAGTCCTCACAGAGACGTTGAGGATCACTTATAACTGTTGGATCTACGAGTAGTGTAATTGTCATTTTATTCATATAACTTTGACAATGTATCGTCAACGCCTAgaaaaaagtcaacaaaaacCAGTTAGAATAATCTTGATTTTAGTAGATCTGATACAAGTCAAGCCTCAAGGAcacaaaattgaacaaaacaaagaataatattagtagtgtATATATTAACTTACATGGGGATGACCATAAGCACTTGAGGCTATGCAAGTGATGGGATGTCCATAGAAGCTAACTTCTTCAACGGGACCAACCATGTTCGAAAACGTCATCGTTGTGTTTGACATCAATCTGTTAATTATAGTAGCCGCCACCTGCAAATCAATAACCATAACCAAACTCTAGCTAGTGTCAactaactaaacaaaatttcgtattgcttttaattttaatgaaaatgaCAATATGTAATTTAGTTCTTATTTAATGAAAATGACCTCAATTCCAAGAGATTTGACAATGATTCTACAAAAGACGTATGTTAGCATTGCCCCAAACGAGTTTTTCTTCCGGTTGATGGTCTTGTGGGCTGTTTTGAGATGTTCCAGCGGGTCATTGCGTAATGCGATAGAAAACGGAAAGACTAGGTAGCCAAACCGATTTCCCCACCAACATTTAGACCCTTTCTCCATCATATCGGCTAGATCCTGATTTAAATCGAAATTTTTCAAGTCAAATTCACCAGTGACTTGTGATCATATAAGTAAGTGAGCTAATTATATGAATTTACCTGGATTCCAGTTGTGGGTCTTAAGTTTACAAGCAAAGCTGATCTTAGCCTTATTCTTTTGAGAAGATTCTTTGGCTTCCGTTTAGTTTCGTCTTCTCCTATTAGATTTTATCATGAGATCATTGAGTTGTACACGTTAATAGCATGCAATACTCATtaacatataaaagaaaatattgagaGTCTATAATTTTAATTACCGTATCTTCTCTCCAGGTATCGCGAGAGACTAGCTTGGGTTACTCCAAGTACAACACCGTTGATTGTCTATCCAACCAAAATATACAAGATATATGAtcataacttcttctttttcttaactaaGTATTTGAGCATTTAGgctttcaaaatccaaaatatgtttttttttatatatacaactacAAGAACTTTATGCATGGTAATGAATTAATGATAGCATATCAAGAAATTTTCacaagattatatatatgtaaactaagAGAATCTAAGGTGAAATCTTACCATATTCATGGcgtttttaattagttttatatcGTCGAGGCTTACGGTGCGATGGACCAAGCGTAGCTGTTCACTTTTCTTTGACCGGAAGTCACCTTTGATGGGTGTCTCCGTGTCCTTAACGAACAACGTCGTAACAAGAAACTCCAAAACATCACAAACCGTGTTTAAACCCAAGATAACAGCTGTCCAGAGAAGCTTAACCAACCATAACAACCGTGAATCACTTCTTGTAGCGGTTGTTAACAGCGATGACGACCGTTTCTGGTACGGTAGACTCGGAAGCTCATCAGGGTTTGATGTTTTACGCATACAAGCGAGGACGAGAGACATGATTGACATCCCATCGCCGACCGAGTGATGGATCTTGAAAACGGCGACGTTTTCAGCGTCTGAGGTTTTCAAGTCGAGTATGTGAAGCTCCCATAACGGCCTCGAGGTGTCCAAGGGGATCTTCATGAGGTCAGAAACGTAATCTTCGAGAAATGCGTCTGTGTTCTCTATGTTTTGTGGTTTGATTTCGGGTACGATGACGTGTTCCTCAACGACCACATCTGTCCGAACCCATCTTTGGTTAGTCCATTGTCTCCATCGCTCACCTTTCAAGTAATTTagtaaattttagttttatgagACATTGtagttgcacaaaaaaaaaaaaaaaatt
The sequence above is drawn from the Camelina sativa cultivar DH55 chromosome 4, Cs, whole genome shotgun sequence genome and encodes:
- the LOC104780743 gene encoding O-acyltransferase WSD1-like; amino-acid sequence: MEITTRRNILEGEKEDEQPLSPAARLFHAPEFNCNIISVIGIKSKMDPDVIMRGFKQTFIRHPRFSSKLVSERWRQWTNQRWVRTDVVVEEHVIVPEIKPQNIENTDAFLEDYVSDLMKIPLDTSRPLWELHILDLKTSDAENVAVFKIHHSVGDGMSIMSLVLACMRKTSNPDELPSLPYQKRSSSLLTTATRSDSRLLWLVKLLWTAVILGLNTVCDVLEFLVTTLFVKDTETPIKGDFRSKKSEQLRLVHRTVSLDDIKLIKNAMNMTINGVVLGVTQASLSRYLERRYGEDETKRKPKNLLKRIRLRSALLVNLRPTTGIQDLADMMEKGSKCWWGNRFGYLVFPFSIALRNDPLEHLKTAHKTINRKKNSFGAMLTYVFCRIIVKSLGIEVAATIINRLMSNTTMTFSNMVGPVEEVSFYGHPITCIASSAYGHPHALTIHCQSYMNKMTITLLVDPTVISDPQRLCEDWEESLRSIKAAVHKRGSPLLWDYLRLLSNRVAWLLYKMAGIIYKMM